DNA sequence from the Egibacteraceae bacterium genome:
GGCGTCCACCACCCGTTGGTCCTCCTGCTCGCCGCTGCCCGACCTTGGCGCCGCCACCATACTGGGGGCGAGACCTCGCACCCGGGAGGGGACGTTGCCGATGCACGAGCGCACTGGGGGGCAAGGCCCCGGGACGGATGTCTACGCCCTGTACCAGCAGGGGCGGAGCCGGCTGGCCGACGGCAACGCGGGGGGCGCCGCGGAGATTTTGGAGCTGGCGGTACAGGAGGAGCCGCACAAGGCCTCCCTGCACGAGACCCTCGGTCGTGCCTACTTCGCCTCGTCGCGCGTGGACCGCGCGCGCGCCGAGTTCGAGCAGGCGCTGGAGCTCGACCCGTCCGACGCTTACGCCCACTTCGGCGTGGGTCGATGCCACGAACGGCAAGGACGCCTGCCCGACGCCGCGAAGCACTTCAAGCTGGCCTGCGCGCTGGCGGACCGCGACGACTACCGCCGGGCCCTGGCGCGGGTCCGCCACCGGCTGGAACGCTGATTCTCCGGCGTGGTCAGCGGGGCGGATCCTCCGGCAACCCCGACCGGGATCGTCGGCGGCGTCGCCGTTGGGGACGGTGTCCGAGCGCCAGCACGATCACCATGCCGGCGACGAAGCCGGCGACGTGGGCCAGGTAGGCCACGCCCCCCGAGCCCATCGGCTGGCCGAGCGGCAGCAGCTGCCCCACGAACCACATGAGCAGCACCAGGCCGGCGGGCAGCCGGAGGATCAGGAACAGCAGGATCGGTACGGTCACGGTCACCCGCACCCGGGGGAACATGACGAGGTAGGCCCCGAGCACCCCGGCGATCGCGCCGGACGCGCCGACGAGGCTCACCGCGCTGTCGGCATTGGGCATGACGAAGGCGGCGGTGGCCAGCGCGCCGCACCCCAGGTAGAACGCGGCGTAGGGCAGGTGCCCGAGCCGGTCCTCGACGTTGTTGCCGAAGACGCCCAGGTACAGCATGTTGAAGAGCAGGTGCAGCCAGCCGCCGTGCAGGAACAGGCTGTAGAGGGCTGCCGCGTACACCGGCTTGTCCGCGACCGGGGTCAGGGCGCACTGCGGGGGACTCACCTGAGCGACCTCAGACGCGTCGAGAGGCGCGCCTTGGACGAGCTCCGCCGGGATGGCGCCGTACTCCAGGAAGAAGTCACGTTGGGCGCACTCCTCGG
Encoded proteins:
- a CDS encoding rhomboid family intramembrane serine protease, giving the protein MVIPLGDRNPTRRRPWVTWLLIAVNVGVFAFVQPWAAEECAQRDFFLEYGAIPAELVQGAPLDASEVAQVSPPQCALTPVADKPVYAAALYSLFLHGGWLHLLFNMLYLGVFGNNVEDRLGHLPYAAFYLGCGALATAAFVMPNADSAVSLVGASGAIAGVLGAYLVMFPRVRVTVTVPILLFLILRLPAGLVLLMWFVGQLLPLGQPMGSGGVAYLAHVAGFVAGMVIVLALGHRPQRRRRRRSRSGLPEDPPR
- a CDS encoding tetratricopeptide repeat protein, whose protein sequence is MHERTGGQGPGTDVYALYQQGRSRLADGNAGGAAEILELAVQEEPHKASLHETLGRAYFASSRVDRARAEFEQALELDPSDAYAHFGVGRCHERQGRLPDAAKHFKLACALADRDDYRRALARVRHRLER